The nucleotide window GCCGGTGTTCCGCGCGCTGCTGCGCGTCGGGCTGCCGGCCTTCGTGGTGACGATGAGCATCGGCCTCTACCTGTCCGACGATGCCCGCCGCGCCGCGCTTGGCGACAAGGTCGCGTCGGTGACCCGCTCGGTTCAGGAGCGCCCGGAATTCATGGTCACGCTGATGGCGGTCGACGGCGCATCGGAGCCGCTGGCCGCCGCCATTCGCAACCTGGTGGTGGTGGAATTCCCGGTCTCGTCCTTCTCGCTCGACCTTGAGGCGATGCGGGCGCAAATCGAGTCCATCGACGCGGTGAAATCGGCCGAGTTGCGCATCCGTGCCGGCGGCATCTTGCAGGTCGATGTGACGGAGCGTGAACCGGCGATGGTCTGGCGCTCTGCGCAGGGCCTGTATCTGCTGGATGACACTGGCCACCGCATCGCCGGGCTGACGGTGCGCGACGCACGCCCCGATCTGACGCTGATCGCGGGCGAGGGGGCGGACAGGGCCGTGCCCGAGGCGCTGGCGCTGATGGCGGCGGCGGGGCCGATTGCCGGGCGGGTCCGCGGCCTGGTGCGGATGGGCGAGCGGCGGTGGGATCTGGTGTTGGACCGCGAGCAGCGCATCCAGCTGCCCGAGGAGGAGCCGGTGGTGGCGCTGGAGCGTGTAATCGCGCTGGATCAGGCTGAGGATATCCTGGAGCGCGACCTTACAGTGGTGGACATGCGCAACACGCAGCGCCCGACGCTGCGGCTGGCGGGCGATGCGCTGGCCCGGCTGCGGGGCGACAGGCCCGCGCCGGCCACGCGGATCGCGGGCGGGCTGGTGGGCAACTGATGCAGGCGGATGGCAAAGTCATGAGGGCAGAACAATGACAGATCTCTACCAGTCGCAACGGGCCATGCGGAACATGCGCCGCGCCGCCATGCAGCGGGGCGTGATCGCCATCCTCGACGTTGGCACCTCGAAGATCGCCTGCCTGGTGCTGCGCTTCGACGGGCCCGAACGGTTCCGCGAAGACGGGCTTGGCTCGATGGCCGGGCAATCCTCCTTCCGGGTGATCGGCGCGGCCACCACCCGCTCGCGCGGGGTGCGCTTCGGCGAGATCGACGCGATGCAAGAGACCGAACGCGCGATCCGCACCGCGGTTCAGGCGGCGCAGAAGATGGCGAATGTCCGGGTCGATCACGTCATCGCCTGCCTCTCGGGGGCCCGCCCGCGCAGCTATGGCCTTGCCGGAGATATCGAGATTGCGGCCGAGCAGGTCAGCGAACAGGACG belongs to Frigidibacter mobilis and includes:
- a CDS encoding cell division protein FtsQ/DivIB; translated protein: MHRLWLTPVFRALLRVGLPAFVVTMSIGLYLSDDARRAALGDKVASVTRSVQERPEFMVTLMAVDGASEPLAAAIRNLVVVEFPVSSFSLDLEAMRAQIESIDAVKSAELRIRAGGILQVDVTEREPAMVWRSAQGLYLLDDTGHRIAGLTVRDARPDLTLIAGEGADRAVPEALALMAAAGPIAGRVRGLVRMGERRWDLVLDREQRIQLPEEEPVVALERVIALDQAEDILERDLTVVDMRNTQRPTLRLAGDALARLRGDRPAPATRIAGGLVGN